A region of Burkholderia lata DNA encodes the following proteins:
- a CDS encoding HAD family hydrolase yields the protein MRIETSFLFDLDGTLVDSVYQHVLAWKEALDAEGIELSVWRIHRKIGMSGGLFLNQLLRETSGDLDAERVERLARLHAAAYQRLRAQVRPLPGARELLAALSSAGIRWAIATSGRMETAAINLEALGVDPAKNVVVTRDQVKYAKPDPDLFLTAAAQLNVPIEHTVVVGDSIWDMLAAARCRSLGVGLLSGGYGSDELERAGALRVYDDPADLLWHLDEIAARP from the coding sequence ATGCGCATTGAAACGTCCTTTCTGTTCGATCTCGACGGCACGCTCGTCGACAGCGTCTACCAGCACGTGCTCGCGTGGAAAGAGGCGCTCGATGCCGAAGGCATCGAACTGTCGGTGTGGCGCATCCACCGCAAGATCGGCATGAGCGGCGGCCTGTTCCTGAATCAGCTGCTGCGCGAGACGTCGGGCGATCTCGACGCCGAGCGCGTCGAGCGGCTCGCCCGGCTCCATGCGGCCGCGTACCAGCGGCTGCGCGCGCAGGTCCGGCCGCTGCCGGGCGCGCGTGAGCTGCTGGCGGCGCTGTCGTCGGCGGGCATTCGCTGGGCGATCGCGACCAGCGGACGAATGGAAACGGCCGCCATCAACCTCGAGGCGCTCGGCGTCGATCCGGCGAAGAATGTGGTGGTCACGCGCGACCAGGTCAAGTATGCAAAACCGGACCCGGACCTGTTCCTGACGGCGGCCGCACAACTGAACGTGCCGATCGAACACACGGTCGTGGTCGGCGACAGCATCTGGGACATGCTCGCCGCCGCCCGCTGCCGCTCGCTCGGCGTCGGGCTGCTGTCGGGCGGATACGGCAGCGACGAACTCGAACGCGCGGGCGCGCTGCGCGTGTATGACGATCCGGCCGATTTGCTGTGGCATCTCGACGAGATTGCGGCGCGGCCCTGA
- a CDS encoding sugar transporter, giving the protein MATPDAVSSKHSWWGVLTLALTAFIFNTTEFVPVALLSAIGDSLHMRPTDVGLMLTIYAWAVAVVSLPLTLATRHVERRKLLTGALLVFIGSHVVTGVAWNFAVLMVGRLGIACAHAVFWSISVPLAVRLAPSDRKSRALSLLAMGTAIAMVAGIPLGRVVGETFGWRVTFLIIAGAAGVALLLLRATLPVSPSQGAGSLSSIGVFLRKPALVALYAITVLVVTAHFTSYTYIEPFVQSVNHASSSRITYVLILFGVAGIPAAICFNRVYPHRPDDFLLGSIVALAGCLLILFPCALNIVTLSVHTLVWGGAIVCFGLAMQAWVLKLAPEGTDLAVSIFSGLYNVGIGAGALIGNHIASDFGLPWVGTFGGVVGAVAVGIAWLALRLHARQAVA; this is encoded by the coding sequence ATGGCCACACCGGACGCCGTCAGTTCCAAGCACTCGTGGTGGGGTGTCCTGACCCTGGCACTCACCGCCTTCATCTTCAATACCACCGAATTCGTGCCCGTCGCGCTGCTCAGCGCGATCGGCGACAGCCTGCACATGCGGCCGACCGACGTTGGCCTGATGCTGACGATCTACGCGTGGGCCGTGGCCGTCGTGTCGCTGCCGCTGACGCTGGCCACGCGCCATGTCGAGCGCCGCAAGCTGCTGACGGGAGCGTTGCTGGTGTTCATCGGCAGTCACGTGGTGACCGGCGTCGCGTGGAATTTCGCGGTGCTGATGGTCGGCCGGCTGGGCATCGCGTGCGCGCACGCGGTGTTCTGGTCGATTTCCGTGCCGCTGGCCGTGCGGCTCGCGCCGAGCGACCGGAAAAGCCGCGCGCTCAGCCTGCTGGCGATGGGCACGGCGATCGCGATGGTGGCCGGCATTCCACTCGGGCGCGTGGTCGGCGAGACGTTCGGCTGGCGCGTCACGTTCCTGATCATCGCCGGCGCGGCGGGTGTCGCGTTGCTGCTGCTGCGCGCGACGTTGCCGGTATCGCCGAGCCAGGGCGCCGGGTCGCTCAGCAGTATCGGCGTGTTCCTGCGCAAGCCCGCGCTGGTGGCCTTGTATGCGATCACCGTGCTCGTCGTGACTGCGCACTTCACGTCGTACACGTACATCGAGCCTTTCGTCCAGAGCGTCAATCACGCGAGCAGCAGCCGGATCACGTACGTGCTGATCCTGTTCGGCGTTGCCGGCATACCGGCCGCGATCTGCTTCAACCGCGTCTATCCGCACCGTCCTGACGACTTCCTGCTCGGGTCGATCGTCGCGCTGGCGGGATGCCTGCTGATCCTGTTCCCGTGCGCGCTGAACATCGTCACGCTGTCCGTGCATACGCTGGTCTGGGGCGGCGCGATCGTCTGCTTCGGGCTGGCCATGCAGGCATGGGTGCTGAAGCTGGCGCCGGAGGGAACCGACCTGGCGGTGTCGATTTTCTCCGGGCTGTACAACGTCGGCATCGGCGCCGGTGCGCTGATCGGCAACCATATCGCCAGCGACTTCGGACTGCCGTGGGTCGGCACGTTCGGCGGCGTGGTCGGCGCGGTGGCGGTCGGGATCGCGTGGCTTGCGTTGCGGCTGCATGCGAGGCAGGCGGTGGCGTAG
- a CDS encoding DUF6566 family protein: MQNQQEAQVRDPYRGHEIRVWARRNDSGAWRDEVQVYVGGERIELVVPAADGPDWMTENEALLAGVERGRYMVDKRIDDD; this comes from the coding sequence GTGCAAAATCAACAGGAAGCACAGGTTCGCGACCCGTATCGCGGGCACGAGATACGCGTGTGGGCGCGGCGCAACGACAGCGGCGCGTGGCGCGACGAGGTGCAGGTGTATGTCGGCGGCGAGCGCATCGAGCTGGTCGTGCCGGCGGCCGATGGCCCCGACTGGATGACCGAGAACGAAGCGCTGCTCGCGGGCGTCGAGCGTGGCCGCTATATGGTCGACAAGCGTATCGATGACGATTGA
- a CDS encoding maltotransferase domain-containing protein, with protein MDSTPIFAPHIQFCDARLVGPLDAWPQTFAQVAGMGFDHVLVGAFWAASVAGFPRHVADFHRPAQSFATRASALETFSRLAQLAQGHGLRLLLEVVPDRVARENPLRAEHPDWYVERTHDDALIDPRGTAHAQDVAHANPGDDAARDALSAWWCKHLAAFADAGAAGFLIDAPHHLPADWWPGWRAALRRARPDVAVLANVPGHARDALAQLEGTGFDAVFSSVRWWDLRAPWFVDEHRLLRRIGSPIAFPDAFDGTRLADDWPDAPDDTVARAYRRALWTAAAVGTGWLVPMGFERGVTVPLMARDADAARYRAAFERARFDLSGAIADANAWRRATPVAAARGEIVQLSAPGAAATALLRGTGPSLEHDEAALLIALNPDLDAAVTVDPATILPGVPGGFTRVATPDAAQTHPPAALEPFTLEPGAYALLHAWQAPPVTTRGDAAHERAALSAALAAERIAIERVEPSVDGGRFAVKRVIGETLVVHASIFTDGHAHLAAALQWRAAGDDDWREIPFEAEPNDGWHARVALDRLGRHEFRVLAWRDDWASLVHDVAKKHAAGQDVTLELREAQLLLATALKLADPLDARALTQMKQLVAEFKDAPADARLAQLGAAPLADAFAALRYRPFVTHDETTFPVDVERRAARFSSWYEMFPRSASDDPHRHGTFDDVIAHLPRIRDMGFDVLYFPPIHPIGTTARKGRNNSLKAGPDDVGSPYAIGSPDGGHTAVHPQLGTLDAFRALVDAARGHGLEIALDFAIQCSPDHPWLAAHPGWFAWRPDGSLRFAENPPKRYQDIVNPDFYAPDALPDLWLALRDAVLFWVDAGVRIFRVDNPHTKPLPFWAWMIDNVRGRHPDVVFLSEAFTRPGMMVRLAKVGFSQSYTYFTWRESKREFIDYLTELTTGPAREFFRPNFFVNTPDINPRHLQNAPRTQFVIRAALAATLAGSWGLYSGFELGESAPLPDSEEYANAEKYELRARDWSKAAHIGAEVARLNRARRAHPALQTHLGLTFADADNDTVLVFVKATPAFDSVVVVAISTDPWHPQVANFTLDASLWRGFGLVDGEPLDALEQDATHAETWRGHRQYVSLDPHVRPYAIWRVTPSPGAARAAAREPGDARSPSGGHG; from the coding sequence ATGGACTCCACGCCGATCTTCGCTCCGCATATCCAGTTCTGCGACGCCCGCCTCGTCGGGCCGCTCGACGCATGGCCGCAGACGTTCGCCCAGGTCGCCGGCATGGGCTTCGATCACGTGCTGGTCGGCGCGTTCTGGGCCGCGAGCGTCGCCGGCTTTCCGCGCCACGTGGCCGATTTCCACCGGCCGGCCCAATCGTTCGCGACACGCGCGAGCGCGCTCGAAACCTTCTCGCGGCTCGCGCAGCTCGCGCAGGGCCACGGGCTGCGCCTGCTGCTCGAAGTCGTACCGGATCGCGTCGCGCGCGAGAATCCGCTGCGTGCCGAGCATCCGGACTGGTACGTCGAGCGCACGCACGACGACGCGCTGATCGATCCGCGCGGCACCGCGCACGCGCAGGATGTCGCCCACGCGAACCCCGGCGACGACGCGGCGCGCGACGCGCTGTCCGCGTGGTGGTGCAAGCACCTCGCCGCGTTCGCCGATGCGGGCGCGGCCGGCTTCCTGATCGACGCGCCGCATCATCTGCCGGCCGACTGGTGGCCTGGCTGGCGCGCGGCGCTGCGCCGTGCGCGCCCGGACGTCGCGGTGCTCGCCAACGTGCCCGGCCATGCGCGCGATGCGCTCGCGCAGCTCGAAGGCACCGGGTTCGACGCCGTGTTTTCATCGGTGCGCTGGTGGGACCTGCGCGCCCCGTGGTTCGTCGACGAACACCGGCTGCTGCGGCGCATCGGCTCGCCAATCGCGTTTCCCGACGCGTTCGACGGCACGCGCCTCGCCGACGACTGGCCCGACGCGCCGGACGACACCGTCGCCCGCGCGTATCGCCGTGCACTCTGGACGGCCGCGGCCGTCGGCACCGGCTGGCTCGTGCCGATGGGCTTCGAGCGTGGCGTCACGGTGCCGCTGATGGCGCGCGACGCCGATGCGGCGCGCTATCGCGCCGCGTTCGAGCGCGCGCGCTTCGACCTGTCGGGCGCGATCGCCGATGCGAACGCGTGGCGCCGCGCCACGCCCGTCGCGGCCGCGCGCGGCGAAATCGTGCAGTTGAGCGCGCCTGGCGCAGCGGCGACCGCGCTGCTGCGCGGCACCGGGCCGTCGCTCGAACACGACGAAGCGGCCCTGCTGATTGCGTTGAATCCCGATCTCGACGCAGCGGTGACGGTCGACCCCGCGACGATCCTGCCCGGCGTGCCGGGCGGATTCACGCGCGTCGCCACGCCCGACGCTGCGCAAACCCACCCGCCAGCCGCGCTCGAACCATTCACGCTCGAGCCCGGTGCCTACGCGCTGCTACATGCATGGCAGGCGCCGCCCGTCACGACCCGCGGCGACGCCGCCCACGAGCGCGCTGCGCTGTCCGCGGCGCTCGCGGCCGAACGGATCGCGATCGAACGCGTCGAGCCGTCGGTCGATGGCGGCCGCTTCGCGGTCAAGCGCGTGATCGGCGAGACGCTCGTCGTCCACGCGTCGATCTTCACCGACGGGCACGCGCATCTCGCGGCGGCGCTGCAATGGCGCGCTGCCGGCGACGACGACTGGCGCGAAATCCCGTTCGAAGCCGAACCGAACGACGGCTGGCACGCGCGCGTCGCGCTCGACCGGCTCGGCCGCCATGAGTTTCGCGTGCTCGCGTGGCGCGACGACTGGGCGTCGCTCGTCCACGATGTCGCGAAGAAACACGCGGCCGGCCAGGACGTGACGCTCGAACTGCGCGAAGCGCAGCTGCTGCTCGCGACCGCGCTCAAGCTCGCCGATCCGCTCGATGCGCGCGCGCTCACGCAGATGAAACAACTGGTCGCCGAATTCAAGGACGCGCCGGCCGACGCGCGGCTCGCGCAGCTCGGCGCGGCGCCGCTTGCCGATGCGTTCGCGGCGCTGCGCTATCGCCCGTTCGTCACGCACGACGAAACGACCTTCCCGGTCGACGTCGAGCGTCGCGCGGCGCGCTTCTCCAGCTGGTACGAGATGTTTCCGCGCTCGGCCAGCGACGATCCACACCGGCACGGCACGTTCGACGATGTGATCGCGCACCTGCCGCGCATCCGCGACATGGGTTTCGACGTGCTGTATTTCCCGCCGATCCACCCGATCGGGACGACCGCGCGCAAGGGGCGCAACAACAGCCTGAAGGCCGGCCCTGACGACGTCGGCAGCCCGTACGCGATCGGCTCGCCGGACGGCGGCCACACGGCCGTGCATCCGCAGCTCGGCACGCTCGATGCGTTTCGCGCGCTAGTCGATGCCGCGCGCGGCCACGGGCTCGAGATCGCGCTTGATTTCGCGATCCAGTGCTCGCCCGACCATCCGTGGCTCGCCGCGCATCCGGGCTGGTTCGCGTGGCGGCCGGACGGCTCGCTGCGCTTCGCGGAAAATCCGCCGAAGCGCTACCAGGACATCGTGAACCCCGATTTCTACGCGCCGGACGCGCTGCCCGACCTGTGGCTCGCGTTGCGCGATGCCGTGCTGTTCTGGGTCGACGCCGGCGTGCGGATCTTCCGCGTCGACAATCCGCACACGAAGCCGCTGCCGTTCTGGGCGTGGATGATCGACAACGTGCGCGGCCGGCATCCGGATGTCGTGTTCCTGTCCGAAGCGTTCACGCGGCCGGGGATGATGGTTCGCCTCGCGAAGGTCGGCTTCTCGCAGTCGTACACGTACTTCACGTGGCGCGAATCGAAGCGCGAATTCATCGACTACCTGACCGAGCTGACGACCGGCCCCGCACGCGAATTCTTCCGGCCGAACTTCTTCGTCAACACGCCCGACATCAACCCGCGCCACCTGCAGAACGCGCCGCGCACGCAGTTCGTGATCCGCGCGGCGCTCGCGGCGACGCTGGCCGGCTCATGGGGCCTGTATTCGGGCTTCGAGCTCGGCGAATCGGCGCCGCTGCCCGACAGCGAGGAATACGCGAACGCGGAGAAGTACGAGCTGCGTGCACGCGACTGGAGCAAGGCCGCGCATATCGGCGCCGAGGTCGCGCGGCTGAACCGCGCGCGCCGCGCCCATCCGGCGCTGCAGACGCATCTCGGCCTCACGTTCGCCGATGCGGACAACGACACGGTGCTCGTGTTCGTGAAGGCGACGCCGGCGTTCGACAGCGTGGTCGTCGTCGCGATCAGCACCGACCCGTGGCATCCGCAGGTCGCGAACTTCACGCTCGATGCGTCGCTGTGGCGCGGCTTCGGGCTTGTCGACGGCGAACCGCTCGACGCGCTCGAACAGGACGCCACGCATGCGGAAACCTGGCGCGGGCATCGCCAGTACGTGTCGCTCGATCCGCATGTGCGCCCGTATGCAATCTGGCGGGTCACGCCGTCTCCAGGCGCCGCGCGGGCGGCGGCGCGCGAACCGGGCGATGCCCGGTCACCTTCGGGAGGGCACGGATGA
- a CDS encoding SDR family NAD(P)-dependent oxidoreductase, whose amino-acid sequence MNANTKPAQLDGRIALVTGASSGIGRASAIELARRGAKVVVSARRKAELDRLVDEIVTAGGEAKAFVADVANEDDLRKLFDFAVETYGRLDIAFNNAGTEGVFAPLLEQDAERFDRVFEPNVRGVFNSMKYAAEIMLRQGSGSIINNASMGGLIGFENASVYIASKHAVIGMTKTASIEWFKRGVRVNALCPGLIETPFHHRGIWPSEDAQQAFAASTPAGRWGSAEEMATIVAFLASDDSSYVSGHALVADGGYSVA is encoded by the coding sequence ATGAACGCAAACACGAAACCGGCCCAACTCGACGGCCGCATCGCACTCGTAACCGGCGCCAGTTCCGGCATTGGCCGCGCGTCCGCGATCGAACTCGCGCGACGCGGCGCAAAGGTCGTCGTCTCCGCCCGGCGCAAGGCCGAGCTCGATCGACTGGTCGACGAAATCGTGACCGCCGGTGGCGAAGCCAAAGCCTTCGTCGCGGACGTCGCGAACGAAGACGACCTGCGCAAGCTGTTCGATTTCGCAGTAGAGACCTACGGACGCCTCGACATCGCGTTCAACAATGCCGGCACGGAAGGCGTGTTCGCGCCGCTGCTCGAACAGGATGCCGAGCGGTTCGACAGGGTGTTCGAACCGAACGTGCGCGGCGTGTTCAACTCGATGAAGTACGCCGCTGAAATCATGCTGCGGCAGGGTTCGGGCAGCATCATCAACAACGCGTCGATGGGCGGGCTGATCGGCTTCGAGAATGCGTCGGTCTATATCGCGAGCAAGCACGCGGTGATCGGGATGACGAAGACCGCTTCGATCGAATGGTTCAAACGTGGCGTGCGCGTGAACGCGCTGTGCCCGGGACTGATCGAGACGCCGTTCCATCACCGCGGCATCTGGCCGTCGGAAGATGCGCAACAGGCATTCGCCGCGTCGACGCCGGCAGGACGCTGGGGCTCCGCCGAGGAGATGGCGACGATCGTCGCGTTCCTCGCATCGGATGACTCCAGCTACGTGTCAGGGCATGCGCTCGTAGCCGACGGCGGTTACTCGGTGGCGTGA
- the treS gene encoding maltose alpha-D-glucosyltransferase translates to MKREDSLDDVRRAQFPSLAPGGTPRRRRARRRAPALCADDPLWYKDAIIYQVHVKSFYDSNNDGIGDFPGLIAKLDYIAELGVDTIWLLPFYPSPRRDDGYDIADYRDVHPDYGTLADVRRFIREAHARGIRVITELVINHTSDQHPWFQRARRAKPGSTHRDYYVWSDTDTKYAGTRIIFLDTETSNWAHDPVAGQYYWHRFYSHQPDLNFDNPAVVREVMQVMRFWLDLGIDGLRLDAVPYLVAREGTNNENLPETHAILKRIRATIDAEYPNRMLLAEANQWPEDVQEYFGDEDECHMAFHFPLMPRIYMSIASEDRFPIVDIMRQTPELAPSNQWAVFLRNHDELTLEMVTDSERDLLWQTYASDRRARLNLGIRRRLAPLMERDRRRIELINSLLLSMPGTPVIYYGDELGMGDNIHLGDRDGVRTPMQWSSDRNGGFSRADPELLVLPPVMGSLYGYDAVNVEAQTRDPHSLLNWTRRILSTRRASQAFGRGTIRFLRPENRKVLAYLRELDGDDPVLCVANLSRASQAVELDLSEFAGRVPIEMTSDSPFPPIGQLPYLLTFPPYGFLWFVLAEHGREPSWRQPHAEPLPEYVTLVMRRGDARPDIEQLHVLAHDALPSWLARRRWFASKDRAIGAARLNVVTPVPGEPFQYAEAWVESDEPGDVERYVVPLAAAWGGETSQPLFAQLALARVRRGHSVGYLTDAFALPAFAHGMLRKLRDGATVPTSDDGRLAFLPEDALAALDPGDNADVRWLAAEQSNSSLVIGDAIVLKLVRKVAHGVHPEAEMSRYLTRIGYPNTATLAGEVVHVDPDGTPHTVAILQRYADNQGDAWTRSFDFLRRAVDELALPAADEEEPDDTDEEPDALLGYAAFAGIIGTRLGQLHVALAQPSDDPAFAPEHATPEHVDGWCADAIASFEHALDVLHTRLDALDPATRAAADTLLASRDAAVRALGELVPRTLDAQCIRIHGDFHLGQVLDVQGDALLIDFEGEPARPLERRRAKSHPLRDVAGLLRSLSYVSAIAQFAIEKAPPQAAGRKRALFDRFGQAAADRFVDCYRAAAELAPARFVDPRYAYRLLALFLIDKASYELCYEAANRPDWLSVPVGGLAALVERLLDGGAASDDGDTP, encoded by the coding sequence ATGAAACGCGAAGATTCCCTCGACGACGTACGCCGCGCGCAATTCCCGTCGCTCGCGCCGGGCGGCACACCACGCCGGCGCCGTGCACGCCGCCGCGCGCCGGCGCTCTGCGCGGACGATCCGCTGTGGTACAAGGACGCGATCATCTACCAGGTGCACGTGAAGTCGTTCTACGACTCGAACAACGACGGCATCGGCGATTTCCCCGGCCTGATCGCGAAACTCGACTACATCGCCGAACTCGGCGTCGACACGATCTGGCTGCTGCCGTTCTACCCGTCACCGCGCCGCGACGACGGCTACGACATCGCCGATTACCGCGACGTGCATCCCGACTACGGCACGCTGGCCGACGTGCGGCGCTTCATCCGCGAAGCGCATGCGCGCGGCATCCGCGTGATCACCGAGCTGGTGATCAACCACACGTCGGACCAGCATCCGTGGTTCCAGCGCGCGCGCCGCGCGAAACCGGGTTCGACGCACCGCGACTATTACGTGTGGTCCGACACCGACACGAAATACGCGGGCACGCGGATCATCTTCCTCGATACGGAAACGTCGAACTGGGCGCACGACCCGGTCGCCGGCCAGTACTACTGGCACCGCTTCTATTCGCACCAGCCGGACCTGAACTTCGACAACCCGGCCGTCGTGCGCGAGGTGATGCAGGTGATGCGCTTCTGGCTCGATCTCGGCATCGACGGGCTGCGGCTCGACGCGGTGCCGTATCTCGTCGCGCGCGAGGGCACCAACAACGAGAACCTGCCCGAGACGCACGCGATCCTGAAGCGGATCCGCGCGACGATCGACGCCGAGTACCCGAACCGGATGCTGCTCGCGGAGGCGAACCAGTGGCCGGAAGACGTGCAGGAATATTTCGGCGACGAGGACGAATGCCACATGGCGTTCCACTTCCCGCTGATGCCGCGCATCTACATGTCGATCGCGAGCGAGGATCGCTTCCCGATCGTCGACATCATGCGGCAGACACCGGAACTCGCACCGAGCAACCAGTGGGCCGTGTTCCTGCGCAACCACGACGAGCTGACGCTCGAGATGGTCACCGACTCCGAGCGCGATCTGTTGTGGCAGACCTATGCGAGCGACCGGCGCGCGCGGCTGAACCTCGGCATCCGGCGCCGGCTCGCGCCGCTGATGGAACGCGACCGGCGCCGCATCGAGCTGATCAACTCGCTGCTGCTGTCGATGCCGGGCACGCCGGTGATCTACTACGGCGACGAACTCGGGATGGGCGACAACATCCACCTCGGCGACCGCGACGGCGTGCGCACGCCGATGCAGTGGTCGTCGGATCGCAACGGCGGCTTCTCGCGCGCCGACCCGGAACTGCTCGTGCTGCCGCCGGTGATGGGTTCGCTGTACGGCTATGACGCGGTCAACGTCGAGGCGCAGACACGCGACCCGCATTCGCTGCTGAACTGGACGCGCCGCATCCTGTCGACGCGCCGCGCGTCGCAGGCGTTCGGACGCGGCACGATCCGCTTCCTGCGCCCGGAGAACCGCAAGGTGCTCGCGTACCTGCGCGAGCTGGACGGCGACGATCCGGTGCTGTGCGTCGCGAACCTGTCGCGCGCGTCGCAGGCCGTCGAGCTCGACCTGTCCGAATTCGCGGGCCGCGTGCCGATCGAGATGACGTCGGATTCGCCGTTTCCGCCGATCGGCCAGCTCCCGTATCTCCTCACCTTCCCGCCGTACGGATTCCTGTGGTTCGTGCTCGCCGAGCATGGCCGCGAGCCGTCGTGGCGGCAGCCCCATGCGGAGCCGCTGCCCGAATACGTGACGCTCGTGATGCGGCGCGGCGATGCGCGGCCGGACATCGAACAGCTGCACGTGCTCGCGCACGATGCGTTGCCGTCGTGGCTCGCGCGGCGGCGCTGGTTCGCGTCGAAGGACCGTGCGATCGGCGCGGCCCGGCTGAACGTCGTCACGCCGGTGCCGGGCGAACCGTTCCAGTATGCGGAGGCGTGGGTCGAATCCGATGAGCCAGGCGACGTCGAACGCTACGTCGTGCCGCTCGCGGCCGCGTGGGGCGGTGAAACCTCGCAGCCGCTGTTCGCGCAGCTCGCGCTGGCGCGTGTGCGGCGCGGCCATTCGGTCGGCTACCTGACCGACGCGTTCGCGCTGCCGGCGTTCGCACACGGGATGCTGCGCAAGCTGCGCGACGGCGCGACGGTGCCGACCTCCGATGACGGCCGGCTCGCGTTCCTGCCGGAAGACGCGCTCGCCGCGCTCGATCCCGGCGACAACGCCGACGTGCGCTGGCTCGCGGCCGAGCAGAGCAACAGCTCGCTCGTGATCGGCGACGCGATCGTGCTGAAACTGGTGCGCAAGGTCGCGCACGGCGTGCATCCGGAAGCGGAAATGAGCCGCTACCTGACGCGGATCGGCTACCCGAACACCGCGACGCTCGCCGGTGAAGTCGTGCACGTCGATCCGGACGGCACGCCGCATACGGTCGCGATCCTGCAGCGCTACGCCGACAACCAGGGCGATGCGTGGACGCGCTCGTTCGATTTCCTGCGCCGCGCAGTGGACGAGCTCGCGCTGCCGGCCGCGGACGAAGAAGAGCCCGACGATACGGACGAGGAACCCGACGCGCTGCTCGGCTATGCGGCGTTCGCGGGGATCATCGGCACGCGGCTCGGCCAGTTGCACGTCGCGCTCGCGCAGCCGTCCGACGATCCGGCGTTCGCGCCGGAGCACGCGACGCCCGAACACGTCGACGGCTGGTGCGCGGACGCGATCGCATCGTTCGAACACGCGCTCGACGTGCTGCACACGCGGCTCGATGCGCTCGATCCCGCGACGCGCGCGGCGGCCGACACGCTGCTCGCGTCGCGCGATGCGGCCGTGCGCGCGCTCGGCGAGCTCGTGCCGCGCACGCTCGATGCGCAATGCATCCGGATCCACGGCGATTTCCATCTGGGCCAGGTGCTCGACGTGCAGGGCGACGCGCTACTGATCGACTTCGAAGGCGAGCCGGCACGCCCGCTCGAGCGGCGCCGCGCGAAATCGCATCCGCTGCGCGACGTGGCCGGCCTGCTGCGGTCACTGTCGTATGTGAGCGCAATCGCGCAATTCGCGATCGAGAAGGCGCCACCGCAGGCGGCCGGCCGCAAGCGCGCGCTGTTCGACCGCTTCGGGCAGGCCGCCGCCGACCGCTTCGTCGACTGCTATCGCGCGGCCGCCGAACTCGCCCCCGCGCGTTTCGTCGACCCGCGCTACGCCTATCGCCTGCTCGCGCTGTTCCTGATCGACAAGGCGTCGTACGAGCTGTGCTACGAAGCCGCGAACCGGCCCGACTGGCTAAGCGTGCCGGTCGGCGGGCTCGCGGCGCTGGTCGAACGGCTGCTCGATGGCGGCGCCGCCTCCGACGACGGAGACACGCCATGA